One Sulfuricurvum sp. DNA window includes the following coding sequences:
- a CDS encoding TolC family protein, which yields MRKVVVFSFAAAVLFSGCSTLSQSDVFDSMNQMTSSKGSGELTWIKSAKEEEAVRSEVERLLKEPLSEENAVRITLINNRALQQTYEQIGISQSDLVQAGLMSNPLLGYSIGRGGGIRQSGVTLELAFLDLLWIPLRRELGGLALEETKLSVGDTVLQTLRDAKKRYIDARVAEESVRLNDDVLKSHEVSLQLATRQYTAGNLSKRDVLKIQDEYAHARLESIRLNRESAIAREALNKLLGIYGGQTYYTLSKEPLSLGNQPRENGALERIALKHRLDFASAQKRVEYAAKEAGYSKKTALLDEVTVELGSEKSTGESRINSIGVKIPIPIFDMGQGRLSRTQSLYNQSVQNLVSLAVNIRSEVREAYATARYNYDMASEYQNSIAINRDILEQTQLYYNGMLDGIYELLGDQRRYRDTKIESLKAIGEYQKAQADLIYTLGGENNATQR from the coding sequence ATGAGAAAAGTTGTTGTTTTTTCATTCGCAGCAGCGGTACTTTTCTCCGGTTGTTCGACCCTTTCTCAAAGCGACGTATTTGATTCGATGAATCAGATGACCTCTTCCAAAGGCTCGGGAGAGTTGACGTGGATCAAATCCGCAAAAGAGGAAGAAGCGGTTCGCTCTGAGGTAGAGAGGTTGTTAAAAGAGCCGCTTAGTGAAGAGAATGCCGTTCGGATAACCCTCATCAACAATCGCGCCTTACAGCAAACGTATGAGCAAATCGGAATTTCCCAAAGCGATCTTGTCCAAGCGGGGTTAATGAGTAATCCGTTGCTCGGTTATTCCATCGGGCGTGGTGGCGGTATCCGTCAATCGGGAGTGACATTGGAACTCGCTTTTTTAGATCTGTTGTGGATTCCACTGCGTCGTGAACTCGGAGGATTGGCGCTCGAAGAGACGAAACTGAGTGTCGGTGATACGGTGTTGCAAACGCTTCGGGATGCGAAAAAACGATATATCGATGCGCGGGTGGCGGAAGAATCGGTTCGGCTGAATGACGATGTCCTCAAATCGCACGAAGTATCGTTGCAGTTGGCGACGCGTCAATACACTGCGGGGAACTTATCGAAGCGTGATGTATTGAAAATCCAAGACGAATACGCCCATGCACGGCTTGAATCGATCCGCCTCAACCGAGAGAGTGCCATCGCGCGCGAAGCCCTCAATAAACTCTTAGGGATTTATGGGGGACAAACCTACTACACCCTCTCCAAAGAGCCGCTTAGCCTCGGAAATCAGCCCCGAGAAAACGGCGCTTTGGAACGTATTGCACTTAAACATCGTCTTGATTTTGCCTCAGCGCAAAAAAGGGTCGAATATGCGGCAAAAGAGGCGGGCTATAGTAAAAAAACCGCTCTTTTGGATGAGGTCACCGTAGAACTCGGAAGCGAAAAAAGCACCGGTGAGAGCCGTATCAATAGTATAGGGGTGAAAATTCCCATACCGATTTTTGATATGGGGCAGGGGCGTTTGAGCCGTACCCAGTCTCTGTACAACCAAAGTGTGCAGAATTTAGTCAGCTTGGCGGTCAACATCCGATCCGAGGTTCGTGAAGCCTATGCTACGGCACGCTATAACTACGATATGGCAAGTGAGTATCAAAACTCCATAGCGATCAATCGCGATATTTTGGAGCAGACACAGCTCTATTATAACGGTATGCTGGACGGTATTTACGAGCTTCTTGGTGATCAGCGCCGATACCGAGATACAAAAATAGAGTCGCTAAAAGCGATCGGTGAATACCAAAAAGCACAAGCCGATTTGATCTACACTCTGGGGGGAGAGAACAATGCAACACAAAGATAG
- a CDS encoding copper oxidase has product MQHKDRREFLGLGAALIASAALSSNLKASEHDHTAHGGIKRQLTFVNNPKRVLSPATIITPPEGKNYNPVVTLNGWSLPYEMKEGVKEFHIIAEPVVREFAPGMVVNCWGYNGTSPGPTIEAVEGDRVRLIVTNKLPEHTTIHWHGLILPNGMDGVGGLTQSAIATGETYVYEFTLRQSGTFMYHPHADEMVQMAMGMMGMFIIHPKKPQEHRVDRDFCFLLSSYDVAPGTYTPNPSTMTEFNLWSFNSRVFPGIDSMNVRVGDRVRIRVGNLTMTNHPIHMHGHPFEVTCTDGGWVPKNARWPEVTIDIGVGQVRAFEFVATQEGDWSFHCHKSHHTMGPMGHSVPNMLGVKQDDLTEKISDLMPEYMYMPMGKNGMAEMQDMADMGMALPENTLPMMSGQGPFGPIEMGGMFTLVKVRANQPKRDYSDPGWYNHPQGSVARKL; this is encoded by the coding sequence ATGCAACACAAAGATAGACGGGAATTTTTAGGGTTGGGTGCGGCACTGATCGCATCCGCAGCACTAAGTTCCAATCTCAAAGCATCCGAACATGACCATACTGCACATGGAGGGATAAAGCGCCAGCTCACCTTCGTAAACAATCCTAAAAGGGTTCTCTCTCCGGCTACGATTATCACCCCCCCAGAGGGGAAAAACTACAATCCCGTCGTCACTCTTAACGGCTGGAGCCTCCCTTATGAGATGAAGGAGGGGGTTAAGGAATTTCACATTATCGCCGAACCCGTAGTACGGGAATTTGCCCCCGGTATGGTGGTGAACTGCTGGGGATACAATGGGACGAGTCCTGGGCCCACCATCGAAGCGGTGGAGGGGGATCGGGTACGGCTGATCGTCACTAACAAGCTCCCCGAACATACGACGATCCATTGGCACGGACTGATTCTCCCCAACGGGATGGACGGTGTCGGTGGTTTGACTCAGAGTGCTATCGCTACGGGTGAAACCTATGTCTATGAATTTACTCTGCGTCAAAGCGGAACGTTTATGTATCACCCCCATGCCGATGAGATGGTGCAGATGGCGATGGGGATGATGGGGATGTTTATTATTCATCCGAAAAAACCGCAAGAGCATCGGGTGGATCGCGATTTTTGTTTTCTCCTCTCCAGTTACGATGTAGCACCGGGAACTTATACCCCAAATCCCTCGACCATGACCGAATTTAATCTCTGGAGTTTTAACAGCCGTGTTTTTCCGGGGATCGATTCTATGAATGTTCGCGTCGGTGATCGTGTCCGTATCCGTGTCGGGAATCTCACCATGACCAACCATCCGATCCACATGCACGGGCATCCGTTCGAAGTGACCTGTACCGACGGGGGATGGGTTCCTAAAAATGCAAGGTGGCCGGAAGTGACCATAGATATCGGAGTGGGGCAAGTGAGAGCATTTGAGTTTGTCGCAACTCAAGAGGGGGATTGGTCGTTTCACTGCCACAAATCACACCACACGATGGGTCCAATGGGACACAGTGTCCCCAATATGCTTGGGGTGAAACAAGACGACCTCACCGAAAAAATAAGCGATCTGATGCCGGAGTATATGTATATGCCGATGGGGAAAAACGGGATGGCTGAGATGCAGGATATGGCAGATATGGGGATGGCATTGCCGGAAAATACATTACCGATGATGAGTGGACAAGGGCCGTTTGGACCTATCGAGATGGGGGGAATGTTCACCCTTGTCAAAGTCCGCGCTAATCAACCCAAAAGGGATTACTCCGATCCGGGCTGGTATAACCATCCGCAGGGAAGCGTTGCTCGTAAACTCTAA
- the cbiM gene encoding cobalt transporter CbiM: protein MHIPDGFISPSTYIPATVAAIPLLIVAWKKTKEAINDESYAFLSSLTAFSFVIMMFNIPIPGGTSGHAIGAAILAILFGPWVAAFCLSLTLFIQALIFGDGGLSVFAINSLAMGFVASFSAFYVHKLLHNRVNNNLALFLAGWSGIVAASVVVAVALGIQPLLGVDAAGHPIYFPFGLNVTLPAVVGSHLLVFGVVEGFATMLVMGFVEKIKNQSTAKGATV, encoded by the coding sequence ATGCATATACCGGACGGATTTATATCCCCCTCTACCTATATACCCGCAACGGTTGCGGCGATCCCTTTGTTGATTGTAGCGTGGAAAAAAACCAAAGAGGCGATCAATGATGAGTCTTATGCGTTTTTATCATCATTGACGGCATTTTCGTTTGTCATCATGATGTTCAATATCCCCATTCCCGGAGGAACCAGCGGGCACGCTATCGGAGCGGCTATTTTGGCGATATTGTTCGGTCCTTGGGTGGCGGCGTTTTGTCTATCGTTGACCCTCTTTATTCAGGCGCTTATTTTCGGTGACGGAGGTCTCAGCGTCTTTGCCATCAACTCTTTGGCGATGGGATTTGTCGCTTCATTTAGCGCATTTTACGTCCACAAACTGCTCCATAATAGAGTGAATAACAATCTTGCGCTGTTTTTAGCAGGGTGGAGCGGTATCGTTGCCGCGTCCGTTGTGGTTGCCGTGGCTTTGGGGATTCAGCCTCTGTTGGGTGTTGATGCGGCGGGGCATCCGATCTATTTTCCGTTCGGTCTTAATGTCACACTCCCCGCCGTTGTCGGTTCTCACCTCCTTGTTTTCGGAGTGGTAGAGGGATTTGCGACAATGTTGGTTATGGGTTTTGTCGAAAAAATCAAAAATCAAAGCACCGCCAAAGGAGCTACGGTATGA
- a CDS encoding PDGLE domain-containing protein has product MSQNGKYLVIFILVVIALTPLGLIAEGPAWGEWSVDEIRSMIGYVPQSIETTKPLISAIIPDYEISGVSALMSTWISAALGAGLIFAVMIGIKKLSKRAS; this is encoded by the coding sequence ATGAGTCAAAACGGGAAATATTTAGTGATTTTTATCCTCGTTGTGATCGCTTTAACTCCGCTGGGGTTAATCGCCGAAGGACCTGCATGGGGTGAGTGGAGCGTGGATGAGATCCGCTCGATGATAGGCTACGTGCCCCAATCGATCGAAACTACAAAACCTTTGATTTCGGCGATCATACCCGATTATGAAATCAGCGGTGTGAGTGCTTTGATGTCAACATGGATCAGTGCGGCGCTCGGTGCGGGTTTGATCTTTGCCGTGATGATAGGTATCAAAAAGTTGAGTAAACGTGCCAGCTAA
- a CDS encoding ABC transporter ATP-binding protein, whose product MFDIRNVTLKREANTVFENLNLHIGAGEKVVLLGVNGSGKSTLLKLLNGLEFPDSGELLFEGNPLSKSALKQKQTNEYFRRNVGLVFQNIDAMLFNPSVYDEIAFGARQLEFDDVDARVRNYAELFGLTPYLKNVPFKLSGGQKQKIALACVMSLSPKVLLLDEPTSALDPASTAKFLDIIAALPITTITATHNLAIAPRLGERVVILDEKGKILYDGTSENAYEIDLLTRAGLII is encoded by the coding sequence ATGTTTGACATCCGAAACGTCACTCTCAAAAGAGAGGCCAATACCGTTTTTGAAAACCTGAACCTCCATATCGGCGCAGGGGAAAAAGTGGTTCTTTTAGGGGTTAACGGGAGCGGGAAAAGCACCCTGTTAAAACTGCTCAACGGCTTGGAGTTCCCTGATAGCGGTGAGCTCTTGTTTGAGGGAAACCCACTGAGTAAAAGTGCGTTGAAACAGAAGCAAACCAATGAATATTTTCGCCGCAACGTCGGACTGGTGTTTCAAAATATCGATGCGATGCTCTTTAATCCGAGCGTCTATGATGAGATCGCTTTCGGTGCCCGTCAACTGGAGTTTGACGATGTCGATGCGCGGGTACGCAACTATGCCGAACTGTTCGGATTAACACCGTATCTGAAAAATGTCCCCTTCAAACTCAGCGGCGGGCAAAAACAAAAAATTGCTTTAGCGTGCGTCATGTCGCTCTCGCCGAAAGTGTTACTGCTCGATGAGCCGACCAGCGCGCTTGACCCTGCCAGTACGGCGAAATTTCTCGACATTATCGCCGCGCTCCCCATCACGACGATTACGGCGACGCACAACTTGGCTATCGCACCGAGACTCGGTGAGCGTGTCGTCATTTTGGATGAAAAAGGTAAAATCCTATACGATGGAACCAGTGAAAATGCGTATGAAATCGATCTCCTCACCCGAGCGGGATTGATAATTTAA
- the hypB gene encoding hydrogenase nickel incorporation protein HypB: protein MCKDCGCSITTNNHQHGHTHVDEFGREFTHVHDHDAGEHAHEGGHHHHHHDDEHSHTHQAAHETLHHNPQLNDAKTISVIKKILDKNDQEAHHNREHFNEHGVLAINLMSSPGSGKTTLLEKMGSLAPFKFGVIEGDLETSRDADRLTAVGIPAVQIQTGSACHLDAFMVHKGLHDLPLAPLDVCFIENVGNLVCPASYDVGSHLNIVLVSIPEGEDKIAKYPVMFRCADLILITKTDLLPYFKYDIEREKAEARKIKPNVDILEVNINDEASIMKVIDWIEFKRKMRN, encoded by the coding sequence ATGTGTAAAGATTGCGGATGCTCGATTACTACCAATAACCACCAGCACGGACATACTCATGTCGATGAGTTCGGACGAGAATTTACCCACGTCCATGACCATGATGCTGGAGAACACGCTCACGAGGGGGGGCATCATCACCATCACCACGACGATGAACACTCTCATACCCATCAAGCGGCGCATGAAACATTGCACCATAACCCTCAGCTCAATGATGCGAAAACGATCTCCGTCATCAAAAAGATTTTGGACAAAAATGACCAAGAGGCGCACCACAATCGTGAACACTTTAACGAACACGGAGTATTGGCGATCAATCTGATGAGCTCTCCTGGGAGCGGAAAAACGACACTTCTGGAAAAAATGGGCAGTTTGGCACCGTTTAAATTCGGAGTTATCGAGGGGGATTTGGAGACGTCACGCGATGCGGATCGTCTCACCGCAGTGGGGATTCCTGCCGTACAGATTCAGACGGGGAGTGCGTGTCATTTGGATGCGTTTATGGTACACAAAGGGTTGCATGATTTGCCGTTAGCACCGCTCGATGTCTGCTTTATCGAAAATGTCGGGAACCTCGTCTGCCCTGCGAGCTACGATGTGGGATCGCATCTCAATATCGTCCTTGTCTCGATCCCTGAGGGGGAGGACAAGATCGCCAAATATCCCGTCATGTTCCGTTGTGCCGATCTGATTCTTATCACCAAAACCGATCTGTTGCCGTATTTTAAATACGACATCGAGCGGGAGAAAGCGGAAGCTCGGAAGATCAAACCGAACGTCGATATTTTGGAAGTGAATATCAACGACGAAGCCTCTATCATGAAGGTGATTGATTGGATTGAATTTAAACGAAAGATGAGAAATTAA
- a CDS encoding HypC/HybG/HupF family hydrogenase formation chaperone, translating into MCLSIPSKVVSIDTENNIATVDTMGVQRNAGLDLMEEGSVQIGDYVLLHIGFIMNKIDEEDALESLRVYKEILDVMDEQERLAAIAESDNCPSGGA; encoded by the coding sequence ATGTGTTTATCTATCCCCTCCAAAGTGGTCAGTATCGACACGGAAAACAATATCGCAACCGTCGATACGATGGGTGTTCAGCGTAATGCAGGGCTGGATTTGATGGAAGAGGGTTCCGTCCAAATCGGCGATTATGTACTCCTTCATATCGGATTTATCATGAACAAGATCGACGAAGAAGATGCCCTCGAATCGCTTAGGGTTTATAAAGAGATACTGGACGTTATGGATGAACAAGAGAGGCTTGCCGCGATAGCAGAGAGTGATAATTGTCCGAGCGGCGGAGCCTGA
- the hypD gene encoding hydrogenase formation protein HypD: MGLELKNLYDDFRDADTIKAYAKIIAADAQKLTYPINIMEVCGGHTHTIMKYGVLQLLPSNIHFVHGPGCPVCIMPKERIDHAYVLSMQENVILVTLGDMIKVPGSNGSLQDARSKGADVRFVYSPLDCLKIAQENPDKTVIFFAIGFETTTPMTAALLDTVIRQDVKNILLHVNHVTVPEPMRALISDEACIIDAFLGPSHVSVISGSKIYEEFPRDWHKPVVVSGFEPVDVMQSISMIVKQFIENRCELEVEYNRAVTRDGNLKAQALNDKYFHKVDFRWRGLGDIPQSGMGLRSEYDRYNAEKIYDAILPKEEINDHKLCICGDILKGKASPPQCSIFGTACKPTSPVGSCMVSSEGACSAYYKYGNLV, from the coding sequence ATGGGATTGGAACTCAAAAATCTTTATGATGATTTTCGAGATGCGGACACGATAAAAGCATACGCCAAAATCATCGCCGCAGATGCTCAAAAACTGACCTACCCGATCAATATCATGGAGGTATGCGGCGGTCATACCCACACCATCATGAAATACGGTGTGTTGCAACTGCTCCCCTCCAATATCCATTTCGTTCACGGTCCGGGATGCCCCGTGTGCATCATGCCCAAAGAGCGGATCGACCATGCCTATGTGTTGAGTATGCAAGAGAACGTTATTTTGGTGACGCTGGGCGATATGATCAAAGTCCCCGGCAGCAACGGAAGTCTGCAAGATGCGCGAAGCAAAGGTGCGGATGTCCGTTTTGTCTACTCGCCTCTGGATTGTCTCAAGATCGCCCAAGAAAACCCCGATAAAACGGTGATATTCTTTGCCATCGGATTTGAGACGACGACCCCGATGACGGCCGCACTTTTGGATACGGTGATCCGCCAAGATGTAAAAAATATCCTCTTGCACGTCAACCACGTTACGGTGCCTGAACCGATGCGCGCTCTGATCAGCGATGAGGCGTGTATCATCGATGCGTTTTTAGGGCCTTCACACGTCAGCGTTATCAGCGGAAGCAAAATCTACGAAGAGTTCCCGCGCGACTGGCATAAACCCGTCGTCGTGAGCGGATTCGAGCCGGTGGACGTGATGCAGTCGATCAGCATGATCGTCAAACAATTTATCGAAAATCGATGCGAACTCGAAGTGGAGTATAATCGTGCCGTGACGCGTGATGGGAACCTAAAAGCCCAAGCGTTGAATGATAAATATTTCCATAAAGTGGACTTTCGCTGGCGCGGTTTGGGGGACATTCCCCAAAGCGGGATGGGTCTGCGGAGCGAGTATGATCGCTACAATGCCGAGAAGATTTACGATGCGATATTGCCGAAAGAGGAGATCAACGATCACAAACTCTGCATTTGCGGTGACATACTAAAAGGGAAAGCTTCACCGCCGCAGTGCTCTATTTTCGGCACCGCGTGTAAACCGACTTCTCCGGTTGGAAGCTGTATGGTCAGCTCCGAGGGTGCGTGTTCGGCGTATTATAAGTATGGGAATTTGGTATGA